The DNA window TAGTTCAAAACTAATAAACACAACAGTCACACATTGAGAAAGTTAGACATAAAGCCATACAGCATAGACGGGTACAGTATTCCAACACTGACAGTTCTGCACTGCATAGTGAGTGGTCTCCAGTCCTGCTGTAATCAGATCATACTGACgctgtcagaacaaaaacatgtatctctttTCCCTAGCCAGGTCTCCCTGAGTCACATGACACTAATCTGGGGAGATGAAGTCTAACAGATGATTCCACAGAGGAATATGAATCCAGCCAAACGACTGATAACATGTCTCTGGAGAACTGAGCACACTTGGAGGTGAATACTAACTTATAATGTCAAAACCTAAGACAGTCTGACTCCTCTCAGTGTAAgacaatgtaaaaatgtttctttcaacATTGcccttttttattgtttctttagactctgtaaagcactttgatgTATGAAAAGGAGTGTATGAAAGGAGCGCTATAattaaacttgccttgcctaaaAGCGACAATAAAAATCTCTGGCTCAAGGGTCTGTAAATGCCATCAAACATTATCACAGGACGGATTATCATTATATTAAATACAGAAAGCACCACAGATAGTGTCCTAAGAGACCTAGCATTGCTCCATAGTGTCCGTGTAAACTTTATGTTAGTGTAATGATGCTGTAGAGGTAATTAATGTAATAATTCCTCcggtcattataaaactgtAAACATGAAAGTATGAAGGAATAAAGGATATTATAAAGTAAGAAAAGAGAAACTGCTCCAGGTTGTGCTGCTGTCACTGTAAACCAAGTGGAGTCCTCCAAGTGGGGCTTAGAACATGTGCAAATAAGTCAACTGAAAGACAAAACAGAGCAAAGCAAAGATCAAAGAAATCTCATGGGTTAAAACAATCACAGAGAGTAAACAACAGCAACTTGGATTATTGACAGACTTAACACTGCAGTCCAGTGctagaaaatgtaaaatggcTTTCAGTGTAGTTCACTGCCAAGAAATAGGAACAAGTCATtaatattttcacttttttgtCTTTAAAGTGCAATTCACATGAGATAAAACTGTTTGCTTTGTAGGatgtgaaataaataatttatcttcAAAACAGCTGTTGCCCCTCTTGAGGGCAGATGTGTTGTTTATTACCACTTACTAAGATGTGTGATATTAGAAATACTGTGATTGCAGTGAAGAAGTAATGGATGGTCATAGGATTTTTTACATTTgatcctgtgtataattacaatcTGACACAACCAGACCACCAGGTGTCAGCATTGTTTATAATGTGAAGAAGAGTCAATGAAGAAAATAACTGATGCTGGCTGTCTATTTGTAATATCCCTTATCGGTGTCTTGATTTCAGATACATAATTGTTTACAGCccattaaaacattatttaaaaaaacttaTTTAATTAGAATTCGAATTTGATTAGAATTTAATTTTTGCTAAGCGGTTTTAGAAGCAACCCAGCTAGCTAATGACTGTGTGCTAGCAATCCATGGCTAACTGTGGCCATCTAGAAACATGAGTTTTTTCTGTACTTTTATATCGCTACATTTTTGTCAGAAACTGTATAAGGATATCTATTTtagattaataaatatttttacatgttttaaggGCAAGTGTGTGATAATTTAGTTCACAGATACATGATATTGACCTccattagcaacattagcctttTAGCTCCAATGTAAAATTAAGGGTTCAAATTCCAGCAGAGGGCTCTACATTCAACAATTAGTGGACCATTTGATACCGTAATATACCCCACAGAACGTACATTTAAGTATTAAACTGTGCAATATTCCAACGCAATCCCCATTGGTCTAATGTTCATATTCTAGTGAATGTGTCCTCTTcctgtctgtgttctcagtttctgctttttttctttctctcactgctgcctctgaaacacacctgacacaacAGTATGACAGCTCAGAGGGAGACAGACCCCAAAATAACACTCTTCTCATTTAGAGCACAGGGAAGTGACAacatctctgacacacacaagcacacatacacacacacacacacacatgctagtGAGAAATTTTAAAGTACTGATACTTTCAGTCCTGAAATTTTCTTTTCAGAatcactccattttaaaattatttaaaattatgatACAGTGTATATCACAAATTTTGAAAGTGTATTTGATGCTGATTGTAGCATGATGATTATAGCAAATAAATAGGTGTAGGATAACAACACGCACACTATATATTATTGTGCTATTGTGCATACTCATGTTAGGCCTTATTTATTCATGAACACGTTTCAATGCATGAGGTAGcctcattaaatacatttacattatcaTTAACAACAAGGGTGATGACGTCTTTAAGAGGAACATTTATATCTGCATCAACCaaggtgtgtgtttaatgtgtataATATCAGTTTTACCACTGAATGATGTCCAGTGAGAATGAATGTGTTGTAGTTGGGGCACTTTCTTTTAACTGCATTTAACAAATAATTTAGGCAACGTGTATAAAAGAGGTGCCTATAAATCACTCAAGGTTTAAATGTGGAAAACGTTCCACTCTCCCTTTAAACTAGGCTGATGAACAGGCACAGGAATATCAAGGTAGGGCAGTTTAGTTAGGATAGTAATGATGCAGAGAATGTTAAATACTGTATACATGTCTGAAAAAGAACAGCTGACCCAAGGCCACACAGCTTTATAACAGTGACCTGCAGCgaagtgcagtgtgtgttcGCTGCATTCTGAAGTGTTTGTCCCTACACTGACATCATTGTCCACTCAGCATAACAAGAACAAGAACAGGAcaaagagacaaacacacagcctacagacacacagagagagagagagagagagagagagagagagagagagagagagagagagagagagaaagagaacaaggACACAGACGGGGGGGCATATATATGGAGTTAACCTGACTGATGTGTGCAACTAGATTagattttgtaattttattttatattatgtatatatctatatatataaaggGGGTGGGTGTAAAtggtaaatatacacacacacacacacacacacacacacacacacacacacacacacacaggctagaCTACCTGTAGCATGTATGATGCTGTATGTTTGTGATTGTGTGATTTGCCCTCGCTGCCAAGGTGCTGACAGTCTTCCTCCCTGTGCAGCACATTCAAACAAGAAAAGCATGCAGTGACAAACAAAAAGCCTACAGAGATACAgagtgaaggagggagggagagacagagagagagagagagagagagagagagagagagagagcagcaagGTCATGGAGACACCCTGCCACATGCACACTCTGAAAGAGGCAGACAGAGCCTAACACAGATAGGAGCAGACAGGCTGAGACTGGAGGAGGGGGGAGCACTCACTTTCTCTTGTCTTTGTCCtttttgatggtgtgtgtgatggaggtCTGCAGTGTGTTAGCCTGCAGTGTCTCTGCCGCCACCTTCCTCCTGCTGAACGAGTTCATCTCTTCCTCCAGCTCCCGCCGCTTCTGCTCCAGACTCTGCTTCTCTTCCTGATGAATACGCTTCAGCTGCTCAAAACGTTCATgtagctgcacacacacacacacacacacgtttgggTTCATACCTTGTCCGGATGTAGGATGTCCTAAGAAAATAGTTCTACACATTGAATACATATGCATTTAATACTCTAAAGTAGtatataatatttgtatttgtaccTGAGCAGACTTTAATCCACTGCAGCAGTCTACGTGACAGTTTAGCTTACATAAGGACCGGAATGCAGCAGTTGAACATCCCTCATATTTGGGCAAAAGTTTCAACATGACATACTCTTAAAGCCCTTAAAACTTCTCTGACCTCTCTCTCACGCTCCTTCAGCTCTGCCTCCGTCTCCTTCACTTTAGTGACAAACATCTGGCGCATGTCCTCCTCACTGCGCTGCAGTTCAGCAAGAAACTCTCTCCTCTTCGCCACATAAACGTCCTGCAGACTGAAGAGGTCCAGAGACCAGAGAGACATTTTAAAGCTCTGACAAACTTCAGCAAACTCTCTGCATCCAGACAAATCAGCTGCAGATGACTCTATAGAAATTAGGATATATGAGCAAAAACAATTACTCATGAACAAAACCCTCTACATGGCTAAATGCCTTCATTATTAGTGAGCTACATTACAGTCATAGTCCCAATGCAAGGCACAAGAAGCAAACATCAGACACGGTCACAAACATGCCTTGGCTGATTGAATACAGTTGAGTATTTCAttctcttaaaaaaaacaccagaatgTTTTAGGTATAGAGGATCTGGCAACCCTGCTGCAGTACCTGAATGGCTGTGAGTCAGTGTCTGAGTCTTTGAAGCCCATCTCCTCTAGTTTGCAGCGGCGGTAGAGCTCATAGTGACGTGAGTGAGTCTGCTCTCGCAGGTCTTCCATATTCACGCGGATTAGCATCTCTCTCAGCTTCACAAAATCACAGTGATTCTCATTCTCCACTGCACATcaatacacacacgcacacacacatatggattACAGTCTGCACACCAAATACAGTGAACACCAAATAGTGAACAGGGTCCAGTTGTGGCCAGAGTTATCATTTACACTTCTAATGGTAGTATATCATGGTCTACTCTCAACTGATTAAATTGTAAAGATCTGTTGTTGGATCGACATTTCAGGTGCTCATTCTCATAAtgacagcactgtgtaaaagtCTTAGGCAGTTAAgaatactattattatttaaaataattttataaaattataaaagtaAGGATTTGCCCCACCCCTAAAAAGTAGTAGATGTGTTGTAAGGTAGTGTGAAGAACAGAGTTTGTTTACAGAAATGGCTTTTGATTGAGTGGACTTGTTTAATCAAtaacacttgatttaacattcatacattcattcattcattcattcattatctttaagcacttatccagttcagggtcgtggtgggtccggagcctacctggaatcattgggcgccaggtgggaatacaccctggagggggcgccagtccttcacagggcaacacacacacattcactcacacctacggacacttttgagttgccaatccacctaccaatgcgtgtttttggactgtgggaggaaaccggagcacccgaaggaaacccacgcagacacagggaaaacacaccacactcctcacagacagtcacccggaggaaacccacgcagacacagggagaacacaccacactcctcacagacagtcacccggaggaaacccacgcagacacagggagaacacaccacactcctcacacacagtcacccggaggaaacccacgcagacacagggagaacacaccacactcctcacagacagtcacacggaggatacccacgcagacataaggagaacacaccaaactcctcacagtcacccggaggaaacccacgcagacacagggagaacacaccacactcttcacagacagtcacccggaggaaacccacacagacacagggagaacacaccaaacttctcacagacagtcacccagaggaaacccacgcagacacagggagaacacaccacactcctcacagagagtcacccggaggaaacccacgcagacacagggagaacacaccacactcctcacagacagtcacccggagcgggaatcgaacccaaaacctccagctccctggagctgttcgactgcgacactacctgctacgccacttgatttaacataatgaagtatttattaaccagtaaaacttGGTATTGAGTGATTACTTCATGTAATACTGgactgccatgagcagagattttaaaagggttaaaccaacacattcacaaacagaatATCACTACTTACTGTAATAACGCTGTAGATCATATTCTAAAAATGGGGTGGTTTTTAAGCAAATAATCTCTTACTTTTCAaataaaccatttttaaaatctaatttcctctggtgcctaaaacatttgcacagtactatacAGAACTTACGTATTAATTACAGTAATTACTGTACAATCTACTGTTGCACTACAGTGTCACACTACAGTTAcccacatctgtaacatgattcaCATGGTAAGTTGCTCTGAATAAGCCTGTCTGCCAAATACTGTAAATGTGATATAAATCAGCAGGCCTCAGATCAACTGCCTCATGGGTATGGACTCTCCTGCCAAAGCAGATTCTGAAACTGGCAGCAGATACTCACCCTGCACCACTCCCCATGGATACTGCCTGGCTCGCACCTGTTTGTTTCCCACTTTTACTTCCTCGCTGCTCCCCACCACAGCTAACGGCAGATGAGCCTGCAGCGAAAACACACTCAGCTGACTCTTATGGGTTCTGTACTTTTGCCTGATTTTATAGAATATTTACACAACTTTTTGAGGTAGAAGTAGCAGTCATTTTGAAGCCTGAATTCTGCCAGTATACTTTTTAAAAGAGGTCTACACAAAGAGGTCTAGAGGGAAGCCCAGCTGTACTTAGCTTTAGCATTAGTGCACCCTCATTAGCCAACAACACAGCTAAAGTTTTATACACAAAAATGTCTTGTAtgtatattacacacacacacacacacacacacacatatatatatatatatatatatatatatatatatatatatatgatcatacagtgtcagaaaccacataagcAACTTTATTTGAGATTTATAATAAAGATATAATAAATTTGCCATAATTTATATGGCAATGTTCACTGAGAAGAGAGTGTAACTACTCTCTGATATTCTTGATTTTCACAAGTAGGTAAATTGTTAGCTATATTAGCATCATAGCTTCAGTACAAAACTAAAAAAGCACACTTTAGAAACTAAACAAATCCTGGCTGAAAAAGTACATTTGAATTCAgtggaaattatttttttaacaaactactcctatataaaaaaaaaaacgtggtGTGGCGTAGCTTTTCTAAAATCTAAATCAAAGAGGCATTACTGTTTACGTGTTTGACTCACGTTCATGGAAGAGTTGATTTCTGTAACAGCTTCGTCGTCTGTTGGAAACTGGTAAACCTGAACACCGTTGCTGACCAGTTCACTCATGATTTTGATCTTAAATTTGTTAAGCTCACATTTAGAGATGGTGTCCGCCTTCGCAATCAGGGGAATGATGTTCACCTATCAGGGGATTAAAGGGAT is part of the Hoplias malabaricus isolate fHopMal1 chromosome 4, fHopMal1.hap1, whole genome shotgun sequence genome and encodes:
- the LOC136695615 gene encoding septin-8-A-like isoform X3 gives rise to the protein MTSRDTDLQSPEKRTLTLSGHVGFDSLPDQLVSKSVSLGFCFNILCVGETGIGKSTLMNTLFNTTFEYEEASHYQNIVYLRPRTYDLQESNVDLKLTIVDTVGFGDQVNKEESYKPIVDYIDCQFEYFLQEELKIKRSLHNYLDTRIHVCLYFISPTGHSLRSLDLVTMKKLDSKVNIIPLIAKADTISKCELNKFKIKIMSELVSNGVQVYQFPTDDEAVTEINSSMNAHLPLAVVGSSEEVKVGNKQVRARQYPWGVVQVENENHCDFVKLREMLIRVNMEDLREQTHSRHYELYRRCKLEEMGFKDSDTDSQPFSLQDVYVAKRREFLAELQRSEEDMRQMFVTKVKETEAELKERERELHERFEQLKRIHQEEKQSLEQKRRELEEEMNSFSRRKVAAETLQANTLQTSITHTIKKDKDKRN
- the LOC136695615 gene encoding septin-8-A-like isoform X1 gives rise to the protein MTSRDTDLQSPEKRTLTLSGHVGFDSLPDQLVSKSVSLGFCFNILCVGETGIGKSTLMNTLFNTTFEYEEASHYQNIVYLRPRTYDLQESNVDLKLTIVDTVGFGDQVNKEESYKPIVDYIDCQFEYFLQEELKIKRSLHNYLDTRIHVCLYFISPTGHSLRSLDLVTMKKLDSKVNIIPLIAKADTISKCELNKFKIKIMSELVSNGVQVYQFPTDDEAVTEINSSMNAHLPLAVVGSSEEVKVGNKQVRARQYPWGVVQVENENHCDFVKLREMLIRVNMEDLREQTHSRHYELYRRCKLEEMGFKDSDTDSQPFSLQDVYVAKRREFLAELQRSEEDMRQMFVTKVKETEAELKERERELHERFEQLKRIHQEEKQSLEQKRRELEEEMNSFSRRKVAAETLQANTLQTSITHTIKKDKDKRNIFSLSSALSFATEGNVN
- the LOC136695615 gene encoding septin-8-A-like isoform X2; translated protein: MTSRDTDLQSPEKRTLTLSGHVGFDSLPDQLVSKSVSLGFCFNILCVGETGIGKSTLMNTLFNTTFEYEEASHYQNIVYLRPRTYDLQESNVDLKLTIVDTVGFGDQVNKEESYKPIVDYIDCQFEYFLQEELKIKRSLHNYLDTRIHVCLYFISPTGHSLRSLDLVTMKKLDSKVNIIPLIAKADTISKCELNKFKIKIMSELVSNGVQVYQFPTDDEAVTEINSSMNAHLPLAVVGSSEEVKVGNKQVRARQYPWGVVQVENENHCDFVKLREMLIRVNMEDLREQTHSRHYELYRRCKLEEMGFKDSDTDSQPFSLQDVYVAKRREFLAELQRSEEDMRQMFVTKVKETEAELKERERELHERFEQLKRIHQEEKQSLEQKRRELEEEMNSFSRRKVAAETLQANTLQTSITHTIKKDKDKRNLSSALSFATEGNVN